The following coding sequences lie in one Synechococcus sp. PCC 7336 genomic window:
- a CDS encoding fatty acid desaturase, with the protein MENQVGTKSEMDLEINQLDLEQSRNEHFFALPNGISKWIAINILKGKEEKNIFIVYVMIDILLTTVPLAIALYALDGRVPDFFTSFLGLFYVLFNLFIHARSFILAFHYSTHTPIFNRKWNFLKHINTSILCNLFGMPLWTYYAHHIAMHHCENNVIPHDVSSTMPYQRDSKLEHLKYMLRYVFLIWFELPYHLIQQKRYKVATRCLVGTLIFFISIYYLFQLRPIATLFVFILPTTILSFALMEGNWKQHIFVDPDDPENIYKSTYTCINTSTNSLNFNDGYHIEHHENPGIPWHCLPKYFQSRIANYAEQDGFIFTNIGSGQVGRLVLNGQLEQLADRYLNVGQKIRTKEELVEEFKRRLQPIDPSRETEADFV; encoded by the coding sequence GTGGAAAATCAAGTGGGTACGAAATCGGAGATGGATTTAGAGATAAATCAACTCGACTTAGAGCAATCTCGAAATGAACACTTCTTTGCACTACCCAATGGAATAAGTAAATGGATCGCCATAAATATACTAAAAGGGAAAGAGGAAAAAAATATATTCATTGTTTATGTGATGATTGATATTCTTCTAACAACTGTTCCTCTAGCTATAGCCTTGTATGCTTTAGACGGAAGAGTGCCTGACTTTTTTACATCTTTTTTAGGATTATTCTATGTACTTTTCAATTTGTTCATTCATGCTCGCTCGTTTATATTAGCATTTCATTATTCCACGCATACACCAATATTTAATCGGAAATGGAATTTTTTAAAGCATATAAATACAAGTATTTTGTGTAACTTATTTGGGATGCCGTTATGGACTTACTACGCTCACCACATAGCAATGCATCATTGCGAAAATAATGTAATACCCCATGATGTCAGCTCGACGATGCCATATCAAAGAGACTCCAAGCTCGAGCATCTGAAATATATGCTTCGATACGTGTTTTTAATATGGTTTGAGCTTCCCTATCATCTTATACAGCAAAAACGCTATAAGGTTGCTACTCGTTGTCTAGTGGGTACACTAATCTTTTTTATCAGTATCTACTACCTCTTTCAATTACGACCAATCGCAACACTTTTTGTGTTTATTTTACCAACCACAATCTTATCATTTGCACTCATGGAGGGAAACTGGAAACAACATATTTTTGTCGATCCAGACGATCCTGAAAATATCTACAAATCAACCTACACTTGCATCAATACTTCAACAAATTCTCTCAACTTCAATGATGGATATCATATTGAGCATCACGAGAATCCCGGTATACCATGGCATTGTCTCCCAAAGTATTTTCAGAGTCGAATTGCCAACTATGCCGAACAGGATGGTTTTATATTTACAAATATCGGCTCGGGTCAAGTTGGAAGGTTAGTCTTAAATGGACAGCTCGAACAATTGGCCGATCGTTATCTAAATGTGGGGCAAAAAATCAGGACAAAGGAAGAGTTAGTGGAAGAATTTAAAAGGCGTTTGCAGCCGATCGATCCCTCGCGAGAGACAGAAGCAGATTTCGTGTAA
- a CDS encoding fatty acid desaturase, protein MTQSSPATAPEGSQPLPLNWTMVAFMAAIHSLALLSFFCFSWPALALTVFLHWLLGSIGICLGYHRLLTHRSFQVPKWLEYIIATIGALALQGGPIFWVAGHRQHHAFTEDIDKDPYSAKRGFWWSHMLWMLYPHQESFSNQFYMKFASDLCRDRYYRWLNRNFLLLQLPLAGLLYLAGGWSFVVYGIFLRTVVLWHSTWFINSATHMWGNRSFDTRDNSRNLWWAALLTYGEGWHNNHHAHPRVAPAGWKWWQIDSTWWAIRLLQGLGLATKVVMPPRLETDGALHG, encoded by the coding sequence ATGACACAATCATCCCCCGCAACTGCCCCTGAGGGCAGTCAGCCGTTACCGCTCAATTGGACAATGGTAGCCTTTATGGCTGCGATTCACAGTTTGGCGCTGCTATCATTCTTTTGCTTTTCCTGGCCGGCTCTGGCCCTAACTGTTTTTCTTCATTGGCTGTTGGGCAGCATCGGCATTTGTTTGGGATATCACCGGCTGTTGACCCATCGCAGCTTTCAGGTACCCAAATGGTTGGAATACATTATTGCGACCATTGGGGCACTCGCCCTACAGGGCGGCCCTATTTTTTGGGTGGCAGGCCATCGCCAACACCACGCCTTTACTGAAGATATCGACAAAGACCCCTATTCGGCCAAGCGCGGGTTTTGGTGGAGCCACATGCTGTGGATGCTGTATCCCCATCAGGAGAGTTTTTCGAACCAGTTCTATATGAAGTTTGCGTCTGACTTATGCCGCGATCGCTATTACCGCTGGCTCAATCGAAATTTCCTCCTCTTGCAACTGCCACTTGCAGGACTGCTCTACCTGGCGGGGGGATGGTCGTTTGTGGTCTACGGCATTTTCCTGCGCACAGTGGTTTTGTGGCATTCCACTTGGTTTATTAATTCTGCCACCCACATGTGGGGCAATCGCTCCTTTGACACCCGCGATAATTCCCGCAATCTGTGGTGGGCAGCGCTGCTGACCTATGGTGAAGGCTGGCACAACAATCACCACGCCCATCCCAGGGTTGCACCTGCAGGTTGGAAGTGGTGGCAAATCGATTCCACTTGGTGGGCGATTCGGCTGTTGCAGGGGTTGGGGTTGGCAACCAAAGTGGTGATGCCCCCTCGGCTGGAGACGGATGGGGCTCTCCACGGTTAA
- a CDS encoding TetR/AcrR family transcriptional regulator has protein sequence MSRTSSRDRLIRAARKLYAQQGITETTAKQIAELAEVNEVTLFRQFGSKDGLLLALLDDPTVFEQLRELLGPQAIQPRDAVRALQDYARTHLDLLEQVPEFIRSLIGESSHYPEENRQALVRSIAQIDRYTSQYLAAVQQAQPILKDIPVQTLASLLNCVLLGYAVLGFTSGSHSLWGDREAFLADVIHLLTLDSLPSDPSSEVLEQLKSTERGVIADLPANLVKDILQRAKKRGSQDYALAYVAFATGASAAEISALERWHYINNPPQHLLQIAQGAVRQVPMNQWVMGQRYGSNTRNPLTQWLSGRKDEWQAMFFTEEGNPASAVDIQARWRAIVEGLLTPQGMAPTLEQARQTWCVDMLMRGVGVNDLALLAGRDAEDLEPYARRAAEKAALERAMQLDMKGDR, from the coding sequence ATGAGTCGAACCTCCTCACGCGATCGCCTAATTCGAGCAGCGCGCAAACTGTATGCCCAGCAAGGGATTACGGAGACGACTGCCAAACAAATTGCCGAGCTGGCCGAGGTGAATGAAGTCACCCTGTTCCGACAGTTTGGCAGCAAAGATGGCTTGCTTTTGGCGTTACTAGACGATCCCACTGTTTTCGAGCAGTTGCGAGAACTGCTCGGTCCCCAAGCGATCCAACCCCGAGACGCCGTACGAGCGCTGCAAGACTATGCCCGAACCCACTTAGATCTGCTCGAACAAGTCCCAGAATTTATCCGATCGCTGATCGGCGAGTCCAGCCACTATCCAGAAGAAAATCGGCAAGCATTGGTGCGCAGTATCGCCCAGATCGATCGCTATACCAGCCAATATCTGGCTGCAGTTCAGCAGGCACAGCCCATTCTAAAAGACATCCCCGTGCAGACATTGGCGAGTCTGCTCAACTGCGTGTTATTGGGGTATGCCGTCTTGGGGTTTACGAGTGGCTCCCATAGTTTGTGGGGCGATCGCGAAGCCTTCCTCGCCGACGTCATCCACTTGCTGACATTAGATTCATTGCCTTCCGACCCCAGTTCGGAGGTCCTGGAGCAGCTTAAATCGACTGAACGAGGCGTCATCGCCGATCTGCCAGCCAATCTCGTCAAAGATATTTTGCAGCGGGCGAAAAAACGCGGTTCACAGGACTATGCGCTAGCTTATGTCGCCTTTGCGACGGGTGCGAGCGCAGCCGAAATCTCCGCCCTCGAACGCTGGCACTACATTAACAATCCTCCTCAACACCTATTGCAAATCGCTCAAGGGGCCGTGCGGCAGGTGCCGATGAACCAATGGGTGATGGGTCAGCGATATGGGTCGAATACGCGCAATCCTCTGACCCAATGGCTGAGCGGTCGCAAAGATGAGTGGCAGGCGATGTTTTTTACTGAGGAGGGGAATCCCGCTTCAGCCGTCGATATTCAGGCCCGGTGGAGGGCGATCGTAGAAGGGCTGCTGACCCCTCAGGGAATGGCTCCTACACTCGAACAGGCGCGACAGACTTGGTGTGTAGATATGTTGATGCGCGGTGTCGGGGTAAACGATTTGGCGCTCTTGGCCGGTCGCGATGCCGAAGATTTAGAACCCTACGCGAGGCGGGCAGCGGAAAAGGCGGCACTGGAGCGGGCTATGCAGTTGGATATGAAAGGCGATCGCTGA
- the tsaA gene encoding tRNA (N6-threonylcarbamoyladenosine(37)-N6)-methyltransferase TrmO — protein sequence MPKLPPKDYIQATEFPSAISLHPIGVVRSPYTERHGTPRQSRLKAQPEDYTPAIAQIELFPNLVPAIALKDLDGFDYLWVISWLHLNRHWNPTVIPPRGPKIRRGTLATRAPHRPNPIGLSAVKLLQVEASALQVEGIDLLDNTPVLDIKPYVSYCDALPEANCGYVSELEREGEREVDIFGNDGHPERR from the coding sequence ATGCCCAAACTCCCGCCCAAAGACTACATCCAAGCTACTGAATTTCCCAGCGCGATCTCGCTGCACCCCATCGGTGTCGTGCGATCGCCCTACACCGAACGCCACGGCACCCCCCGTCAATCTCGTCTAAAAGCACAGCCCGAAGATTACACCCCCGCGATCGCCCAAATCGAACTGTTTCCCAACCTCGTTCCGGCGATCGCCCTCAAAGATCTCGACGGCTTCGACTACCTCTGGGTGATTTCCTGGCTGCATCTCAACCGCCACTGGAACCCCACCGTCATCCCCCCGCGCGGCCCCAAAATCCGCCGGGGCACCCTCGCCACTCGCGCCCCCCATCGCCCCAATCCCATCGGATTGAGTGCTGTCAAACTCTTGCAGGTGGAAGCTTCTGCACTGCAGGTGGAAGGCATCGACCTGCTGGACAACACCCCCGTCCTCGATATCAAACCCTACGTCAGTTATTGCGATGCCTTGCCAGAGGCCAACTGCGGCTATGTGAGCGAGTTGGAGCGAGAGGGCGAGCGAGAAGTCGATATTTTTGGCAATGACGGCCATCCCGAGCGACGGTAG
- a CDS encoding cob(I)yrinic acid a,c-diamide adenosyltransferase has protein sequence MADIGILTAQSQNRRRGQIHVYDGEGKGKSQAALGVVLRSIGLGIEDRVPSRVLLMRFLKGPGRQYAEDSAIEALQRGFPHLIDQLRTGRGEFFGPDEITKFDRQEARRGWDVAKGALASGFYSVVVLDELNPILDLGLLPVDEVVATLKRKPHAMEVIVTGRGAPQAIIELADLHSEMRRVRAVETPSATNGNGAAHPFSGIEIYTGAGKGKSTSALGRALQAIGRGISKDLSHRVLIMQWLKGGAGYTEDAAIRALREIYPHLVDHQRCGRDAIVWRGKQQEIDYVEAERGWELAKAAIASGLYKTIILDELNPTVDLELLEPDPIVQALLRKPRDTEVIITGRCHDSLPYFDLATVHSEMVCHKHYAEQGADLKRGVDY, from the coding sequence ATGGCCGATATTGGTATTCTCACCGCTCAGTCTCAAAACCGCCGCCGGGGACAAATCCACGTTTACGATGGCGAGGGCAAGGGAAAATCCCAGGCAGCCCTCGGGGTGGTCTTGCGCTCGATTGGCTTAGGGATTGAAGATCGGGTGCCCAGCCGAGTGTTGTTGATGCGGTTTTTGAAAGGGCCGGGTCGTCAGTATGCAGAAGATTCGGCGATCGAGGCATTGCAGCGGGGCTTTCCCCACCTAATCGACCAGTTGCGCACCGGGCGCGGCGAATTTTTTGGCCCGGACGAGATTACCAAGTTCGATCGCCAAGAGGCCCGTCGCGGCTGGGATGTGGCCAAAGGGGCACTCGCTTCGGGCTTCTATTCAGTGGTGGTGTTAGACGAACTCAATCCCATTCTCGATTTGGGCTTGTTGCCAGTCGATGAAGTGGTCGCCACCCTCAAGCGCAAGCCGCACGCGATGGAGGTGATTGTCACCGGACGGGGGGCACCCCAAGCCATTATCGAGCTGGCCGACCTACATTCCGAAATGCGTCGGGTGCGGGCAGTAGAGACGCCCTCCGCAACCAATGGCAATGGTGCGGCGCATCCCTTTAGCGGCATCGAGATTTACACAGGGGCCGGCAAGGGAAAATCCACCAGCGCTTTGGGACGAGCGCTGCAGGCGATCGGTCGGGGCATTAGCAAAGACCTTTCCCACCGCGTCTTGATTATGCAGTGGCTCAAGGGGGGGGCAGGCTATACCGAAGATGCTGCCATTCGAGCTTTGCGGGAGATTTATCCCCACTTAGTAGATCACCAGCGCTGCGGTCGAGATGCGATTGTGTGGCGGGGCAAGCAGCAGGAAATTGACTACGTCGAGGCCGAACGCGGCTGGGAGTTGGCCAAGGCGGCGATCGCCTCTGGCTTGTATAAAACCATTATTTTGGACGAACTGAATCCGACGGTGGATCTGGAATTACTGGAGCCCGACCCGATTGTGCAGGCACTACTGCGCAAGCCTCGGGATACGGAGGTGATTATTACGGGGCGCTGCCACGATTCTTTGCCCTATTTCGATTTGGCGACGGTTCACTCCGAGATGGTCTGCCACAAGCATTATGCAGAGCAAGGGGCCGATCTGAAGCGAGGGGTAGATTACTAG
- a CDS encoding glycosyltransferase family 9 protein yields the protein MRILALVPGDVSEQILFFPALQALRERYPSAKIHAIVEPQAMAAYEVCASVDAVMPFGFKESLSLADLGDLLGRMRDTYYDVAIVLGDDAWLRFFVWLSGIPKRVGYRGKANFLLTDAIAPPSGQYAASAYCDLLQALGLSATSPLPQIRLKKVDLSWAERERDRLLGKTDRDYLLLYPGSEYPVSSWVKIAKIFFEKRPELPVVVIVGPEEEDVVEQFKADAPDLPVMRPAGVGEFAAAIAGASLLLAPDSAPLQLAVATQTPVVGLFGSSDPARELPAEGPFRAVRSNNGKLSSITAEQAIEAVFPS from the coding sequence ATGCGTATCCTTGCATTGGTTCCCGGCGATGTTAGCGAGCAGATTCTGTTCTTTCCCGCGCTGCAGGCTTTGCGGGAGCGGTACCCCAGCGCCAAGATTCACGCGATTGTCGAGCCCCAGGCAATGGCAGCCTACGAGGTCTGTGCCTCGGTCGATGCGGTGATGCCGTTTGGCTTTAAAGAATCCCTCAGCCTCGCTGACCTGGGAGATTTGCTGGGTCGCATGCGGGATACCTATTACGATGTGGCGATTGTGCTCGGTGACGATGCCTGGTTGCGATTTTTTGTCTGGCTGTCCGGCATTCCCAAACGGGTGGGTTACCGGGGCAAAGCCAATTTCTTGCTGACGGACGCGATCGCCCCTCCCTCCGGTCAATACGCGGCCAGTGCCTACTGCGATCTCCTGCAAGCATTGGGCCTTTCTGCCACCTCTCCCCTCCCCCAAATCCGCTTGAAGAAAGTAGACCTCAGCTGGGCCGAACGGGAACGCGATCGCCTGTTGGGTAAAACAGATCGAGATTACCTCCTGCTCTATCCGGGCAGCGAGTATCCGGTATCGAGTTGGGTAAAGATTGCCAAAATTTTCTTTGAGAAGCGACCCGAGTTGCCGGTTGTTGTCATTGTCGGCCCAGAAGAGGAGGACGTTGTCGAGCAATTTAAGGCGGATGCGCCGGATTTACCGGTGATGCGTCCTGCAGGGGTGGGGGAATTTGCGGCGGCGATTGCTGGAGCCTCTTTGCTACTAGCGCCTGACAGTGCCCCCCTGCAGCTAGCTGTGGCTACCCAAACGCCGGTTGTCGGTTTATTCGGTTCTAGCGATCCGGCCAGAGAATTGCCCGCTGAAGGGCCGTTCCGCGCGGTGCGATCGAACAATGGCAAGCTCTCTTCCATTACTGCCGAACAGGCGATCGAAGCCGTCTTCCCTAGTTAG
- a CDS encoding tetratricopeptide repeat protein, with protein sequence MNWNPMKPAIAASLLVLGTVLNIPAVSAQVLQRTTVPNPQLLEHQGLQLAGDALRLAQFGQTEAAIGRIELAAQLSPNNPDILTVLGRLYLQEGEYNRAIATFNRARPLAPQSPDLLLSLGSAYVRQGSYFAALDALNRGLAIEPDSLSGLFDLGNTHLLLENYDRALEAYERSLEIDAEFWPSINNIGLLEYQRGNLDLAIDKFEASIAIDDTAAEPLLALATALYIQGETERAIELGARAMQLDFTYGNLQTLRDNLWGEALIRDVRVLLGTEAVRDALNQARADSQLQELDGTF encoded by the coding sequence ATGAATTGGAACCCGATGAAGCCCGCGATCGCCGCCAGCTTATTGGTCTTGGGCACAGTCCTCAACATCCCTGCCGTTTCTGCCCAGGTTCTACAGCGAACGACGGTTCCCAATCCTCAACTCTTAGAGCATCAAGGACTGCAACTGGCTGGCGATGCTTTGCGTCTGGCTCAATTCGGCCAAACAGAGGCGGCGATCGGCCGGATTGAATTGGCGGCTCAACTCAGCCCCAACAACCCCGATATTCTGACTGTGCTGGGGCGGCTTTATCTGCAGGAAGGAGAGTATAACCGTGCTATTGCCACCTTCAACCGTGCCCGTCCCCTCGCCCCGCAGAGCCCCGACCTGCTACTCTCTCTCGGATCGGCCTACGTGCGCCAAGGGAGTTACTTTGCTGCCTTAGATGCCCTCAATCGCGGTTTGGCCATCGAACCCGACAGCCTCAGCGGTCTATTCGATTTGGGCAACACCCACCTCCTGCTCGAAAATTACGATCGGGCACTCGAGGCTTACGAGCGATCGCTGGAAATCGATGCTGAATTTTGGCCCTCCATCAACAACATCGGCCTGTTGGAATACCAGCGGGGGAATCTAGACCTGGCGATCGACAAGTTTGAAGCGAGTATCGCCATTGACGACACTGCTGCCGAACCTTTACTTGCCTTAGCCACTGCCCTCTACATTCAAGGGGAAACCGAGCGGGCGATCGAACTGGGGGCGCGGGCCATGCAACTGGACTTTACCTACGGCAACCTGCAAACCCTGCGGGATAACCTTTGGGGCGAAGCCCTCATCCGGGACGTTCGGGTGCTCTTGGGGACTGAAGCGGTGCGAGATGCCCTCAACCAGGCGCGCGCGGATAGCCAGTTGCAAGAGCTGGATGGAACGTTTTAG
- a CDS encoding circadian clock protein KaiA has product MSPPPLRVCLYQSDRAFFPSADKGGWKAQLQSEPFDLKEFGEAKSLSCHLQGGSELVDCLVLVSEELGTIAAVGDLLVERGLFLPTIVIAAATSPTACNLTDRKAGAVYHKAVSMMLVSSAEQLAQVNWVEEIERAIALFLQQSPNGVRLDPHPTPAPNQIRQQQRRLAEKLQERLGYAGVYYKRDTDRFYRHLPAEEQQELMARLETLYRGIVLEYFQAPDRVNPLIDEFAALAFLADLSVSQVLELHMQLMDNFAKQLKLEGRSEEIVLDYRITLIDAIAHLSEMYRRSIPRSPQTARQQGDRP; this is encoded by the coding sequence GTGTCCCCACCCCCTCTACGCGTCTGTCTCTACCAATCCGATCGAGCATTCTTCCCATCGGCTGACAAGGGTGGCTGGAAGGCTCAGTTGCAGTCCGAGCCTTTTGATTTGAAGGAATTTGGCGAAGCCAAGTCGCTCTCGTGCCACCTGCAGGGGGGCAGCGAGCTCGTTGACTGTCTCGTCCTCGTCTCCGAAGAGCTCGGCACCATTGCTGCTGTCGGCGATTTGCTGGTGGAACGAGGACTGTTTTTGCCGACAATTGTCATTGCTGCAGCCACCTCCCCAACGGCCTGCAATTTAACCGATCGCAAGGCTGGTGCCGTCTATCACAAAGCTGTTTCCATGATGTTAGTGTCGTCAGCCGAGCAATTAGCCCAAGTCAATTGGGTGGAGGAGATCGAACGGGCGATCGCCCTGTTTTTGCAGCAATCCCCCAATGGCGTGCGGCTAGATCCCCATCCAACCCCCGCCCCCAATCAGATACGGCAGCAACAACGCCGACTGGCAGAAAAGCTGCAGGAGCGGCTAGGGTATGCAGGTGTCTATTACAAGCGCGATACCGACCGGTTCTACCGCCACCTGCCTGCGGAGGAGCAACAGGAATTGATGGCACGCCTGGAAACGTTGTATCGCGGCATTGTCTTGGAGTACTTTCAAGCCCCCGATCGCGTCAATCCGCTGATTGATGAATTTGCCGCCCTCGCTTTTTTGGCGGACTTGAGTGTGTCGCAAGTGCTGGAATTGCACATGCAGCTCATGGATAATTTTGCCAAGCAGCTCAAGCTAGAGGGACGTAGTGAGGAGATTGTCTTGGACTATCGCATTACCCTAATTGATGCGATCGCTCATTTGAGCGAAATGTACCGGCGATCGATTCCCCGATCGCCTCAAACCGCTCGGCAGCAGGGGGATAGGCCGTGA
- the kaiB gene encoding circadian clock protein KaiB, protein MNTPRKAYVLKLYVAGRTTNSVRAIRTLQDILETEFQGVYSLKVIDVVKNPRLAEEDKILATPTLAKILPPPVRKIIGDLSDREKVLIGLDLLYEELEDISYIEEDV, encoded by the coding sequence GTGAATACTCCTCGCAAAGCTTACGTGCTCAAACTCTACGTTGCTGGCCGAACGACCAATTCGGTTCGTGCCATCCGTACTCTACAGGACATTCTGGAAACTGAATTCCAGGGGGTCTACAGTCTCAAGGTGATCGACGTGGTTAAAAATCCGCGTTTGGCCGAAGAGGACAAGATTTTGGCCACACCCACATTAGCTAAGATTTTGCCACCGCCAGTCCGTAAAATCATTGGGGATCTATCCGATCGCGAAAAGGTGCTGATCGGCCTCGACCTCCTCTACGAAGAGCTTGAGGACATCAGCTATATCGAGGAGGACGTTTAA
- the kaiC gene encoding circadian clock protein KaiC, with translation MNSPNPPSSPQNDAASSLAEPRTQVYPQNLYPSEVYKKGIPKIRSAIEGFDDISHGGLPIGRTTLVSGTSGTGKTLFCVQFIYNGITQFNEPGIIVTFEESPADIIKNAYSFGWDLQELIDRDKLFILDASPDPEGYEVSGAFDLSALIERIQYAIAKYKAKRVAVDTVTAVFHQYDASDVVRRELFRLTARLKKCDVTTVMSTERIEEYGAIARFGVEEFVSDNVVIVRNVLEGEKRRRTIEILKLRGTTHMKGEYPFTMTHEGINIFPLGAMQLTQRSSNVRVSSGVPKLDEMCGGGFFRDSIILATGATGTGKTSLVSKFLEEGCKQKEKAILFAYEESRAQLSRNASSWGIDLEAMEKSGLLKIICAYPESAGLEDHLQIIKSQIAHFKPKRLAIDSLSALARGVSSNAFRQFVIGVTGFAKQEEITGFFTNTTDQFMGSHSITESHISTITDTIILLQYVEIRGEMSRAVNVFKMRGSWHDKGIREYIISDRGAEIKDSFRGFEGIISGSPTRIEFNEKNELSRIVRGVQPIEDD, from the coding sequence ATGAACAGTCCCAACCCACCGTCTTCACCCCAGAACGATGCTGCGAGCTCTCTGGCAGAACCTCGAACTCAGGTCTATCCTCAAAATCTGTATCCCAGCGAGGTTTATAAAAAAGGTATCCCTAAAATTCGCTCGGCCATTGAGGGCTTTGACGATATCAGTCACGGTGGCTTGCCCATCGGACGCACTACCCTCGTCAGCGGCACCTCCGGCACGGGCAAAACGTTGTTCTGCGTGCAGTTTATCTATAACGGCATCACGCAGTTTAACGAACCGGGAATTATTGTCACCTTTGAAGAATCTCCCGCAGACATTATCAAAAATGCTTACAGTTTTGGCTGGGACCTGCAAGAGTTGATCGATCGCGACAAGCTCTTCATTCTCGACGCCTCTCCCGACCCCGAAGGCTACGAGGTCTCGGGAGCATTCGACCTATCGGCCTTAATCGAGCGGATTCAGTACGCGATCGCAAAATATAAGGCCAAACGGGTGGCAGTCGATACGGTGACGGCGGTTTTCCATCAATACGATGCTTCCGATGTGGTGCGTCGGGAATTATTTCGACTGACAGCCCGCCTCAAGAAGTGCGATGTCACCACTGTCATGAGTACCGAACGGATCGAAGAGTATGGGGCGATCGCCCGCTTTGGGGTGGAAGAATTCGTCTCCGATAATGTTGTGATTGTGCGCAACGTGCTGGAAGGAGAAAAGCGTCGCCGCACTATCGAGATTTTGAAGCTGCGCGGCACGACTCACATGAAGGGAGAATATCCCTTCACCATGACCCACGAGGGCATCAATATCTTCCCACTGGGGGCAATGCAACTAACACAGCGCTCTTCCAACGTGCGTGTCTCTTCGGGGGTTCCCAAGTTGGATGAAATGTGTGGGGGTGGGTTTTTCCGCGATTCCATCATCTTGGCAACGGGAGCCACAGGCACGGGCAAAACTTCGCTGGTCTCGAAATTTTTGGAAGAGGGCTGCAAGCAGAAGGAAAAAGCGATTCTGTTTGCTTATGAAGAATCGCGCGCGCAGCTATCGCGCAACGCCTCCTCTTGGGGCATCGATCTCGAAGCGATGGAGAAGAGTGGCTTGCTCAAGATTATTTGCGCCTATCCCGAATCCGCCGGACTCGAAGATCACCTGCAGATCATTAAGTCGCAGATCGCCCACTTCAAACCCAAACGATTGGCGATCGACTCTCTCTCTGCCCTAGCTCGCGGTGTCAGCTCCAATGCCTTTCGTCAGTTTGTCATTGGCGTGACGGGGTTTGCCAAACAAGAAGAGATCACGGGCTTCTTTACCAATACCACCGATCAATTCATGGGCTCCCATTCCATCACGGAATCCCATATCTCCACCATTACCGACACCATTATCCTGTTGCAATATGTCGAAATTCGTGGCGAAATGTCGCGGGCCGTCAACGTCTTTAAGATGCGCGGCTCCTGGCACGACAAGGGCATTCGCGAATATATCATCAGCGATCGCGGTGCAGAAATTAAAGACTCCTTCCGTGGCTTCGAAGGGATCATCAGTGGTTCGCCCACCCGCATCGAGTTCAACGAAAAGAACGAACTGTCTCGCATCGTTCGCGGCGTTCAGCCCATAGAGGATGATTGA
- a CDS encoding type I restriction endonuclease: MSLAITEAITTLAEAERRFNLARTEDETFFSEWQADLPTLAIAEQVALDELRRRYLYQRSAGQLLEGTVTLLLASPLLAIAGFYDPPFKVRAENSVQLTLEDGEEVLKGRIDVLVLFDRLWVIVLESKKTALSVWAALPQTLAYLVANPQPAQPSFGMLTNGDDILFVKLAQRSHRNYALSRVFAPFTSNRELYTVLQILKCIGREIGEKAS, translated from the coding sequence ATGTCACTTGCGATTACTGAGGCTATTACGACTCTCGCCGAAGCAGAACGACGCTTTAATCTAGCGCGAACTGAAGATGAAACGTTTTTCTCAGAATGGCAGGCGGATTTACCGACACTTGCGATCGCCGAGCAGGTAGCTCTGGATGAATTGCGACGGCGATATTTATATCAACGGTCTGCAGGGCAGTTATTAGAAGGAACTGTCACGCTATTATTAGCTTCTCCATTGCTAGCAATTGCAGGTTTTTACGACCCACCGTTTAAGGTACGGGCAGAGAACTCGGTGCAGTTGACGCTGGAGGATGGGGAAGAGGTATTGAAAGGGCGAATAGATGTGCTGGTGTTGTTCGATCGGCTGTGGGTAATTGTCTTGGAGTCGAAGAAAACAGCATTGTCAGTTTGGGCGGCTTTGCCCCAAACGCTTGCTTATCTCGTGGCAAACCCTCAGCCCGCACAACCCAGCTTTGGCATGCTGACCAATGGGGATGACATTTTATTTGTAAAACTGGCGCAACGGTCACACCGGAACTATGCGCTTTCGCGCGTGTTTGCACCGTTTACCTCAAATCGAGAGCTCTACACTGTTTTGCAGATCTTGAAGTGCATCGGTCGGGAAATCGGAGAGAAAGCGAGCTAG